Proteins encoded together in one Vibrio metoecus window:
- a CDS encoding lipocalin family protein: MRAIVLILCAVLLNGCLGMPESVKPVSYFELNNYLGKWYEVARLDHSFERGLSQVTAEYSARNDGGISVLNRGYSEEKGEWKEAEGKAYFVNGSTDGYLKVSFFGPFYGSYVVFELDRENYSYAFVSGPNTEYLWLLSRTPTVERGILDKFIEMSKERGFDTNRLIYVQQQ, translated from the coding sequence ATGAGAGCTATCGTTTTGATTCTTTGCGCCGTTTTATTGAATGGCTGCTTGGGCATGCCCGAATCAGTAAAACCGGTGTCGTATTTTGAACTGAACAACTATTTAGGTAAATGGTACGAGGTTGCTCGACTCGATCACTCCTTTGAAAGAGGTTTAAGTCAGGTTACTGCGGAATACAGTGCTCGAAATGATGGTGGTATTTCGGTTCTTAATCGTGGCTATTCTGAAGAGAAAGGTGAGTGGAAGGAGGCGGAAGGTAAAGCTTACTTTGTGAATGGCTCAACAGATGGCTATCTGAAGGTTTCATTTTTTGGCCCGTTTTATGGCTCCTACGTAGTGTTTGAGTTAGACCGTGAAAACTACAGTTATGCTTTTGTGTCAGGGCCGAATACAGAATATCTGTGGTTACTTTCAAGAACGCCGACTGTAGAACGAGGCATTCTGGATAAGTTCATAGAAATGTCGAAAGAGCGTGGTTTTGATACAAATCGGCTCATTTACGTTCAGCAGCAATAA
- a CDS encoding DUF3709 domain-containing protein, protein MLSLHESSFALSSRFEQFGAFTYRLKVCRQLSIALRCLMKRQCVCRCKFQCHCLIELSCPCVVSWFVGEVFHIGLVAK, encoded by the coding sequence ATATTGAGTCTGCACGAGTCGAGTTTTGCTCTTTCAAGTCGCTTTGAGCAGTTTGGTGCCTTTACATACAGGCTTAAAGTCTGTCGGCAATTGAGCATTGCTTTGCGCTGTCTAATGAAACGGCAATGTGTCTGTCGCTGTAAATTTCAGTGTCATTGCCTCATTGAGTTGTCGTGCCCATGCGTGGTGAGTTGGTTTGTCGGAGAGGTTTTCCACATTGGCCTAGTTGCTAAATGA
- a CDS encoding cell shape-determining protein MreC, whose protein sequence is MVLSFVSQLHSFWRWTCVCVKLLRKMLFNQMCLKIIVKQ, encoded by the coding sequence ATCGTTTTAAGTTTTGTCAGCCAACTTCACAGCTTTTGGCGTTGGACGTGTGTTTGTGTGAAGCTTCTGCGTAAAATGCTTTTCAATCAAATGTGTTTAAAAATCATTGTTAAACAATAG